One stretch of Tenrec ecaudatus isolate mTenEca1 chromosome 18, mTenEca1.hap1, whole genome shotgun sequence DNA includes these proteins:
- the LOC142432064 gene encoding uncharacterized protein LOC142432064: MIIYEKMSICNQHTDLSQHPQSKNQGFSEKPYKCKECGKSFKRASHLTQHHSIHTGEKPYECKQCGKAFSRDSQLSLHQRLHTGEKPYACKECGKSFTQRSQLILHHRIHTGEKPYKCEECGKAFTRSSQLSRHHKVHTGEKPYRCEDCGKAFPQNSQLTLHQRLHTGEKLYECKECTKVFTQLSQLVLHKRIHTGERPYKCKECGKAFICGSQLSQHQKIHKGEKPYECKECGKAFIRGSLLMQHQRIHTGEKPYQCEQCGKAFLRGSQLRQHMIVHSTEKPFECKECGKTFCHGSQLTQHQRIHTGEKPYQCKECGKAFNRGSLLTRHKRIHTGEKPYECNVCGKNFNRASELTQHERIHTGEKPYECKECGKAFTRSSQLTQHQRIHTGEKPYKCKDCKMAFTQSSHLSQHQRLHTGEKPYVCEDCGKAFARGLLLVQHQRIHTGEKPYQCNECGKAFVRRSQLTQHQRIHTGEKPYNCNECGKAFSHGSQLTLHQRIHTGEKPYECEECQKAFTQRSHLSRHQRVHTGEKLYQCEKCGKTFTRGSQLAHHQRVHTCEKAFEYK, translated from the coding sequence AtgataatatatgaaaaaatgtcCATATGCAACCAGCATACTGACTTATCTCAACATCCCCaaagtaaaaaccaaggtttttcTGAGAAACCCTATAAATGTAAGGAATGCGGAAAATCCTTTAAACGAGCTTCACACCTTACTCAACACCACAGTATTCACACTGGTGAAAAACCCTATGAATGTAAGCAATGTGGAAAGGCCTTCAGCCGTGACTCTCAGCTCAGTCTTCATCAGAGACTTCATACTGGTGAAAAACCATATGCGTGTaaggaatgtggcaaaagctttacTCAGAGGTCACAACTTATTTTGCATCatagaattcatactggagaaaaaccatATAAATGtgaagaatgtgggaaagcctttacccGTAGCTCACAACTCTCCCGTCATCATAAAGTTCATACTGGTGAGAAACCTTATAGATGTGAAGACTGTGGAAAGGCCTTCCCTCAGAACTCACAACTTACTCTGCACCAGAGACTTCATACGGGTGAGAAACTTTATGAATGTAAAGAGTGTACAAAGGTCTTTACTCAGCTTTCACAACTTGTTCTCCATAAGAGAATTCATACAGGCGAGAGACCCTataaatgtaaggaatgtgggaaggctTTTATTTGTGGCTCACAGCTTTCCCAACATCAGAAAATTCATAAAGGGGAaaaaccttatgaatgtaaggaatgcggAAAGGCCTTTATTCGAGGCTCATTACTTATGCAACATCAGAGGATTCACACTGGTGAAAAACCCTATCAATGTGAGCAATGTGGGAAGGCCTTTCTCCGTGGGTCACAACTTAGGCAACACATGATTGTTCATAGTACTGAGAAGCCCTTTGAATGCaaggaatgtgggaaaacctTTTGTCATGGCTCACAACTTACTCAACACCAGAGAATTCACACTGGTGAGAAACCTTATCAATGTAAAGAATGTGGAAAGGCCTTCAATCGTGGCTCACTTCTTACCCGACATAAGCGGATTCATACTGGTGAGAAACCCTACGAATGTAATGTATGTGGCAAGAATTTTAATCGTGCTTCAGAACTTACTCAACATGAGCGAATCCATACTGGTGagaagccttatgaatgtaaagaatgtgggaagGCTTTCACTCGAAGCTCACAGCTCACCCAACACCAGAGAATTCACACCGGTGAGAAGCCCTATAAGTGTAAAGACTGTAAAATGGCTTTCACTCAGAGTTCACATCTTTCCCAACATCAAAGACTGCATACAGGTGAGAAACCTTATGTTTGTGAAGATTGTGGGAAGGCCTTTGCTCGAGGCTTACTCCTTGTACAACATCAGAGAATTCATACTGGTGAGAAACCATACCAATGTAATGAATGTGGGAAGGCCTTTGTTCGTCGTTCACAACTTACTCAACACCAACGAATTCACACTGGAGAAAAGCCCTATAATTGCAATGAGTGTGGGAAGGCTTTTAGTCATGGCTCTCAACTGACTCTCCATCAGAGAATTCATACTGGTGAGAAGCCTTATGAATGTGAAGAATGTCAAAAGGCCTTTACTCAGAGATCTCATCTGTCTCGACACCAGAGAGTTCATACTGGCGAGAAGCTGTATCAGTGCGAGAAGTGTGGAAAAACTTTTACTCGTGGTTCACAACTAGCTCACCATCAGAGAGTTCATACCTGTGAAAAAGCTTTTGAATATAAGTAA